The Flavobacterium sp. M31R6 nucleotide sequence ATAAGTTCTCCAGCATTATATTTTGTAGCCGATGGTTTTTGATTTTGAATAATTGAGCCAATTGAGTCAGAAAATAAAAAATAGCTTATTTGAATATCTTTTACTTGATTCAATAATTGTATGCCTGTACGAAGCCCGTTATATGATTTTTCATTAGCATAAGGCGCATCATTTAGTATGATTAGAATTTTCATTTATAATTTCGATTTTAAAGTTAAGAAATTGCACATCTGTTTGCTCCAGCTTCTAAATCAATTGGATTTATAGTACTGAAATCTCCTTTTAAATTTAATGCTACAATTTCTAAATAGTTAGTTGGAGTTGGTGGAATACGATTTAAAATAGTATCTGTAAAATCTTTTTCATTTAGTTGTAGCATTGCTACATTATTTTTTATAAAACCAATAGTTGTTTGAATAGGTTGATTGTCAAATTCAACCGGTTGACTTGTATGTGAAGGCAAAACAACACTATTTTCATCAAGTGCTAACAATGTTTGTAATGATTGATATAGATTTTTTGTTTTTTCTATTGCTTCGTCGTTATTGGCTTTTAAGTCCGGTCTTCCCACTCCATTAATGAATAAAGTATCTCCTGTTAGTAGTGCTTTTTCATCTATAAAAAAAGTAGTACTTTCTAAAGTATGTCCTGGAGATTTTAAAGACACTATCTGAATGTTTCCTAATTCAAAAAATGTATTATTATTTATCGGTTCATAGTCAAAAGTCACATTGTTTGGATGCGGAAGAAATAAAGAAACATTATTATTTTCTGCTAATTGTTTTGACCTTGAAATGTGGTCAGCGTGAATATGAGTTTCAGCAACATATTTTAGAGTAAGATTTTCTTGCTTTAAAATTTGCTCATATACTTCGATTGGAAGTGAAGCATCAACTATAATTGCTTCATTATTTGAAACTACAATATAAGAAAGACAGCCTTTTCCAGTTCGTCTTAATTGGATGATTTCAAAATTTGGAAAAGTAATTTTAGCGGTATTCCAAGACAAACTCCAACCTTTCATACCACTTTCTAAAGAATAAGCATCAAAACCTTGGTCTTGTAATATTTCAGCACCAATCAAACTTGCCTTCCCGCCTGCGCAAATTACAACAACAGGAATATGCTTTTCAAGGTGCAAACCTTGAAAAGCATATTTATCTTTTGTTTTTAATTTTTCGTAAGCATTAACGTGAATACTTTGTGGAATATGCCATTCTACTCGTTCTTGTATTGGTCTAATATCAATTATAGAAACCTCTTTACCTATTTCTAGCCAATCTCGAAGTGTTTTTGTGTCAATTGTTTTTATATGTGTCATTTTGATTTATTTTATTTTACAAAATTCGACACTTAAAAACACTAATCCTTTAACATAAGATAAATAATTACTTAATTGCTCTTATTCTACTCAAACTAACTTGGGTAATTCCTAAATAAGATGCTATATGTTTTAGAGGAACTTTTTTTAAAACATTTGGTTCTTCTAAAATCAAAGAAGTATATCTTTCCTCTGCCGTATGAAATTGAATTCCTTCAATTCTATTTACAGTATCTACATAAGCAACTTCAAATATTTTTCTAAATAATCTTTCAATTTCAGGATATGTGTCGTACAATTTAAAAAGTTGAGTAGCATTTATTGCTACGATTTCACTATCCTCTAAAATTTGTATTGCCTTTCGAGATGGCTTTCCTGTAAATAAACTTTCAACTCTTGCGATAATATTGTTTTCAAAAGCAAAGCTTTCTGTAATATCAATTCCATCTTTGTAATAATAAATCCTTGCTGTTCCTGTGTTTAGAAAATAAATAGTTTTGCAAGTATGACCAATTGTTTGTAATTCTTGATTTTTATTAATTTTTATAATAGAACATATTTCAGAAATAGCATTTTCTGCTTCTTTGGAAAGTGGATTGTATTTACTAAAGTATTGGAAAAGCAAAGTCATAATTAAATTTCTTTCAAATTTAAGAATCTAAATTCTTAAAATATCTCAATTATAATTTTATTATTAATTGCTCGTTTACTGGTGTGAGTTCTGCACTGCACATTTATTAGAATTTAATAATGCTATTTTCAAATTAATATTATTGTATCGAAAGAAATTAAAGTAAAGATTTAAAGCCTAAAAAATTGACCTGCCGTATTTCAGCAGATCAATTTAATTTATATTAATCTTCAATAATTTTATTAATCACTGCTGTTTAACTGAAAACTTAGTTGTTTCTCGTTACCAAAGTTATCCGAAATCCATACTTCAAAGGATTGAGAGACGGTGGATTTCGAAGTGTAATACAACCTAAACTCTTTTGTAGGTAATTGGTACAAATCGTTGGGCAGATATGGTGGAGCATCATAATACTGCAAAGTTCCCAGTCCGTCAAATTGAAAGTAACGAATAAAGTATTGTATGTTACTATAATTCCCTGTTGACTGTATCGTCAGCCTAATCTCCACTGTATTGCCATTAGCAATTTCTTTAGGTACGGGCATCATCTTTACCTCAAAAGGGAAATCATTTTGTATTTCCAGTTCGCCTTTGCTACAAGATGTAACAGAGCTTGTCAGGATTGCCAGCAATACATACATTGGCAGTAAGCCTATTTTGAATCTATTGAAAAATGCTGTCATAGTTTTATATTTTAGAAGTTAATCCTCAATCCCAGACCTACTGAAGTTCGGAACTGTTCCAAGTCAGTACCCCACAAAACTTTAGTACGCCCCTGAAGGATCAATACACAACGGTCGGATAGGTATGCTTCAAAAGACAGCCTTCCGCCTGTACCATAGATAAAATTGTCCTCAGTCAGTATTATTGACCCGTCATACAACTGAGCTTCGCCACGGTTAATGCTTTCATACCCCAACACACCAGTTATTCCTGCATTCAGGCTAATGTTCTTACGGGCATCACCCAGCAGAAAGAAACTGTATCCCCCTTCGGCTGTGTAGGTTTCCTGTGGTAATCGGAGGTTTTTATAGTCATCAAACTGGTGCGTATATTCCAATGCCCAAAGCTGATAATTGCCGTTTTTACCGTTTACGGTCATACCTATATTGAGGTAGTAGTTCCTGCTGGGATAGTCATTTGATAAGGTTCCAGCGTTTACTTCCAATCCTTTCTGTTTAGGCAACATTCGTTGTGCCTGTGTGATAGTAATACCCATAAAGGCAAACATCATCGTATAAATATACTTTTTCATTTTTCTGTTGTTATTTTTAATGGATTACTAAAATTTCAGGTGCATATCGTTAATCAAACGAGCCTTGATCAAATCGGAATTTTCTACTTGAAGTGTTTGATGTCTACCACCGTTTTTCTCAAAAATCTCAATCAACAACATCTTGTCATCGGCAATGGTAAACTGGTCTAATAGGAACACATTTTGTTCAGTTCTTTTTCCGTCAATCTCACTCAGTGGCCTGTAAGTGCGTAGTGGTATCATTGGCTTTTCCTGTACCACGGTTCGCTTTGCAATCTTTTTGTCCACTACCTTGAAATTGATAAAATCAATCTGGAAAGGAACATTGGTACGGTTTGCGAGTTCTGCATGGAAATAGTATTTACCATTATGGATGTAAATTCCTTTGAGAATAAACTGTATGCCGAAACTTTTCGCCCCGATATGCTTTACAATACGTTTATCGTTTTTGTAAATGGTTTCCAATAACAAACCTGCCAGAGATGGAGAATTGTTTCCCAATTCTTCAAAAAGCACATCGTTCCCGCCCGCTTTATCCACTGCCTTTTGCATTGATAGCAGGTCATAACTCAATGCCTCTGGGCATGAATTATAATGTACATTGAAGCTGTAAAAGCGGCCGTCATTGGTAATCACCGAAAAATTTGTCTCTGGTGCAAACTCTCTTATCGATGCTTTTACACGAAGTACATTTTCCGCATCTTCTGCTTTTCCTGCAATAAGGTATTCACTGCCCAGATCCACATAGCGTATAGCAGTTGGGAAAATCAGATGTGAAGTTTTGTCATAAGTAACTTCCATACAGAACGGTTCTATCTTACCTAAAGTAAGGGAACTTTTTGCACTGTCCTGTGCAAAAGAGGAAATGGCAAAGCCAATGATCAGGGCAAATGCCCACAAGGTTCTAAAATGATTTTTCATTGTTTAATTCTATTTATGTTTTACATTATTTTTTGGAGACAAGAAACAGTTGATGACCTGCCTTTAAGGTAACTTTCGGTGTCTTCACTTTTTTGGAGAAATAGCCCGAAATGCCCTGTACTACCCCACGGCTCAAATCAGCGGCAACCTGTTGCCCTGCTGATTGGGTAAGCATCAGGCTTGTACCGGATTGCTGGCTCATATTGCCTGCCATTTCGCTAAGGGCATTCATTTCGGGCGAATACGGCACATACAAACCCTGCTGGCCGTCCAGATCATAAATAGTAATATCAACCAGGATGATGTTTCCGTCCAATTCTATGGAAATAACCTTCATCTGTAAACGTCCTCCCTCAAGTTTGGCGTTAGCCGTTAAAATTGTTCCTTTGGAAATGGTACGATTAGGTGTTTGGGCCGGTTCCAATAAGCGGAGGCGTACACTGCTTTCACCGATAATGGTCTGCGTTTCCTGTACACAGGCTTTGATACTGTTTTTGGGTTGTACCACTTGCTCTAAAGCACCTGCAGTATAAAAACGGCTGTTCTTGTTTTGACTCCAATCAGCTAAAAAGACACTATCGCTAGGCTCACGGCACAAGGCAGATACGGTGTTCTTTCTTGTAGAACTGAATGCCACAAACTGCTCTTTTTGTGTAGAGGAAGAAGACTTAGAAACAGCACTATTGGCTGGTACAGCTTCTCCCGTATTTGTACCAGAAGGAAGATATTTTGCAGCCATCTGATAAGATTTCTCCATCAATGCCAATTGATTATCTACCGTTACTCCCGCAGGAACGTCTTTCTCAGCCAGTTTTTCCTTTAATTCTTCCAATTGCTTACGGAGTTCCTTCGTTTCAGAATTATCGTCCTTATAAAAAGAGCCCAATGTACTTTGCACGTTGCGGTAACTGTTCAAAGCTGGATTACTGTTTTTTCCAGATCCGTTGGCATTACTGTAGCTTTCTTCCTCTTCAGGCAGCTCCTCTCCCGTCTCTCCTTTTCCGTCTTCATTCCAGTAATCAGAAAGAGATGTGAGATCGTTCCGTTTTTCCTGATTCTTACGTTCCAGCATTTCCTCTTCATATGCCTTACCCTTATCGTCAGGCATTCCTGCACCCGTAGCCTGTGGCACGACCTCGTTCAGTCCGATTTTCTCGATTTCCTTTTTCTCGGAAGACGGTTTAAAGATCAGGTACATACAGCCTACAAATACGACTCCCATTAAACCAAATATCAGCGGCTTTTTTAGCCTTTGGACTTTATCCTGTGTACTGTATTGCAGTACCTCATCGGTTGCTGCTGGGTTCCCTTCCGTTACCCGAACGACCGTTTTTTTGTTCTCATTTTCTTTCATAAATCTTATTTTTTAAAATTGTTGATAATGTATCCTGCAAGAGTGCAGGACTTTCATTTTTTTTGTGGATGGGGTTCTCGATATGCTCAATGCCTATATCGTTACGGGACTTTGAAGTTTCATACCATACTTTGCCAATGACCCCCGCAGTAAGTAACAGATAACCCACAAAGAAGCACAGCATACATTGATGCTGTTTTTGTATTGGCAATACCCGCCAACGTTCATCCAGCTTGTCAAAGTACCTTTCCATAGTTGCTCTTAATTTTTTCATAGCCTTCTAATTTCTTTTGTTATAGCTTGAAACGCTTTGGACTTTTTTCTGCCTCTTGCTTCGGTTCTTCACTAACCAAAGAGATTGAAGCAATCGCTTTGGGTACGGATAGTATAGAAAGGTCTGTCAGAGCTGATTTTTTCATCAGTTGTCCGAAGCCATCTTTTTTTGCTACCTCCATTCTGTTGAGAGAGAATTTGCCGTTCAGGTATTTTACCCACATACTGCATTCTACACGAGGCTTATCTTCTCCTGACCATTGCAGATAGCTTGTCAGCAACAATTCCAGTTTAGGCAAATTGTCGGCACCCTTTTGGCAACTTTCGAGGTATTCACAGATACTGTCTTTTAGCTTTCCGGGATACGCTCCCTGAGTGTGGAAATAACCGCTATATCCTTTTTCGGTAAGGGTTATAGCGAAAGTGTTTAAATCTGAAAATGTTTCCATACGATTATTTTTAGCGTTCGATAACTTCAATGTCCTTGTTTTCGACCACTGAAAATTTTTCTATATTGAAGCCCTGCGGGTTATTGTCCGAACGGACGGAATTGACCAGATAGCAGGAAGTAATCAGATTACGTTTGGTCACATTGCTGGAACGGATGATGAACTGTTTCGCATAGGTGCGGACCGCATAGGGATAGGTGTCAAAATTGCAGACCACACTATCCACTTCGATACGCTGCTGCACATTACCTGATATAATACGGTTGTAATATCCCTTTTCCGAAAGGTCTTTGTAATAATCAAAGGCACTTTTATCGGCAAGATTAAACGCCCGTCTCATATTACTTTCGATAGCATTCTTATCGGGAGCCAGCGTAAAGAACAGTTCGTGAAAACGTCTTACATGTTCCCTTGCTTCGACAGGACGGTTGATAGATGCATCCTGTGCAAGTGCTAGCATCAGCGATTTTCCATTGTCCAGTACATAAATTTTCTGCCGTTGTTGCTCCGCAAAATGATAGGACTGCCATATGGTATATCCTGCCACTCCTGTGCAGAGTATAGCAAAAACGATAGCGTACAATCTTATCTGCCTGAAACTGTTTTCGATATTTCTTAGCGTTTTAAATTCCATTTTCTTGAATAATTAATTGTTTTATTTGCTCATTAGCCTGCCGCCGATATTTCCTATTGCTGAACCGGCTCCCGCTCCTGCAAGGTTTCCTGCTTTCTTTCCATAGCTCTCTATTTGCTTCATATAGTTTCCAGCCCCGCCGGCCTGAATAATCCAGCCTGTTACGGTCGGAATGGTGAAGTACCCCACTATGCCAATGATCATAAAAATCACATACACAGTATTTGAGGTGTCGGGAATGAATGTCGGATCAGCAAGCATTTCGATATCTCTTTCTATAATGAGGGATTGTATCTTGGCAAGCATAGAGCTGAACAGGTCTGCTACTGGCAACCATAAATACACGCTGATGTATCTGGTAAGCCATTGCGTGAGCGTGGATTGAAAACCATCCCAGACCGATATGGCAAAGGCAATTGGTCCGAGTATAGACAATACAATCAGAAAGAAAGTGCGTATCGTGTCAATCACCAGAGCTGCTGCCTGAAATAGGATTTCCAGCAATTCCCTGAACCAGTTTTTTACAGACTGCTCAATGCTGTACATTCCTCTTTCCATATACATTCCTGACATAGTAACTAAATCAGATGGCGACCAGCCCAATTCTTCCAGCTTTTTATCGAACTCTTCGTTAGATACCAAATAGGCGTTTTCAGGATTTCGAAGCATAGCTTCCCGTTCCAACAAATCCTTTTTTGTCTGTAGGTCGTTCAGGTCAAGCACCTGATTTTCGAGGATGGCATGCATCCCTTGCACTATCGGACTAAGGATTGCATTGATTGTTCCAAGTACCATAGTAGGGAAAAACATGATGCAAAGACCCAAAGCAAAAGGACGTAGTAAAGGATACACATCTATCGGCTCTGCCCGGCTTAGTGCCTGCCACACCTTTATAGCTATATAGAATAAGGCGCCCAAGCCAGCCACTCCTTTAGCCACTGCCGCCATATCGGCGGACAGTGGAAGCATCTCATCATACAAGGAGCGCAGAACCTCGTGAAGATTATCAAATTCCATAGCTTACCAGTATTTTTGGTTAGCGGTTCCGTAGAGTTCAAGTACTCTTTTGCTATTGTTCTGCTTTTTTGCCCTAACAAAACTTACTGAGATATTTTTGTTCGTGTAATAGCGTACAAGGCTGTGGTATTCCTTAATTTCTTTGTATACACGGTCAATAATATCCATACGTTCTTTGTCATTCAAAGACAAGCTGGAAGAACTTACGATCTGTTTGAGTTCTTTCAGCAGTTCGGTACTTTCGTTAAGCAGTGCTGCATAACCATTGGCAATAGCAATTAATTCTTGGGCAGAAAAATTGGGATCGTTCATCATTTTTCCAAAATTCTGCACATACATTTCTGACACATCACCAACCAGCAGTACTGTTTGCTGTACCTTGCGTGCATCTTTGACTAGATTATTTACAGCTTGTAGCTTGTCGTAGTATTCTTTGCCCTGTTTATATACCTTTTCCACTTCCTTGAAATTTTTGACAACATTGGATACCGTGTTTGAAGTCTGTACAATTTCATTGGCACTGTTAAGAATACCTGAAGCCAGGTTTGCAGGATCGGTAACCACCCATTGGGCTTTTGCGGATGGTGATACAGCCAGCATTAGTACTGTCAACACCATGAATAGTATTTTTTTCATTGCTCTTTGATTTTAAAATGATTAATAATTTGTTTTACTTTTCTCTTCTTTGCAGGGCTATTCGCTTGATAGCCTGCTCTACATTTCCATCCAGTTCACCAGTAAGCCGCATCACTTCCATTTTTTCCGTTTCCTCGGTGGTATAGGCGAGATATTCTTCAACGGAAACTTCTGTGGCATATACCGCCGAATGGGTTCCACCCAAGCCAATCCACACTTCCTTATAAAGCCGTGACGGGTCATTGTTCATGTTGATGGAAAGTACCTGTGCCTTCTCCTTATCCGTAAGTCCGAGCATAGCCTGTATGTCATCAAACTTGTTCATGTACTTGCGCTGGTCGAGCAGGATTTTACAATCGGAATTGTTGATAATACTTTCCTTCACAATGGGCGACTGGATGATGTCATCTACTTCCTGTGTCACTACTATAGCTTCACCGAAAAACTTCCTAACCGTTTTGAAGAGGTACTTTATATATTCAGCCATTCCCTCTTTGGCTATAGCTTTCCAAGCCTCTTCAATCAGTATGAGTTTGCGGATACCTTTGAGTCTTCTCATCTTGTTAATGAACACCTCCATGATGATGATGGTCACGATTGGGAAGAGGATTTTGTGGTCTTTGATTGCATCAATTTCAAACACAATGAAGCGTTTGGAAAGCAGATCTAACTGTTTATCGGAATTGAGCAGGTAATCGTATTCGCCTCCTTTGTAATAAGGTTCCAGTACGTTCAGGAAGTTGGCAATATCAAAGTCTTTTTCCCGAACCTGTTTTTCTTCCAATACCTTACGGTAATCGCCCTGAACATATTCATAGAATCCATTGAAAGAAGGATAGGTATCATCCTGCTTGATGCGTTCGATATAACCGCTTACTGCATTGGACAATGCTACTTCTTCGGAGCGGGTCGGCGGCTCATCATCGCGCTTCCATAAGGTCACTATCAGGGTTTTTATGCTTTCTCTTTTTTCGATATCAAAAATGCCGTCATCGGTATAGAAAGGATTAAAGGCAATGGGATTGTCTTCAGTGTAAGTGAAGTAAACCCCATCTTCTCCTTTGGTTTTTCCTTTGATAAGTTCACATAATCCCTGATAAGAGTTACCTGTATCAACAAGCAGGACGTGCGCGCCTTGCTCATAGTATTGCCTGACCATGTGGTTGGTAAAGAAAGATTTACCGCTTCCCGAAGGTCCCAATATAAACTTGTTCCGGTTCGTGATAATACCACGCTTCATTGGCAAATCGGAAATATCCAGATGGATTGGCTTTCCGGTCAGACGGTCTGCCATCTTGATCCCAAATGGCGATGGCGAATTGTGATAGTTGGTTTCTTCAGTGAATAAGCATAAAGCAGGCTCAATGAACGTATAAAAGCTTTCTTCACTTGGAAAATCGCCAGCATTTCCCGGCATTCCTGCCCAGTAGAGCGTAGCTACATCGGTGGTATTATGACGGGGCTTGCATTCCATAAGTGCCAAAGCACTACCGCAGTCGTTCTTTAACTGTTTAAATTCACTCGGGTCATCCGACCAAGCCATGATGTTGAAGTGTGCCCTGATGGAGGATAGCCCAAAACTGTGTGCTTCGTTCAAGTATCGCTCTATCCATTCTTTATTGATCTGGTTGGCACGGCTGTAACGAGCCAATGAATGCATATTCCTTGCAGACTTCTCAAACTTTTGCAGATTGTCTTCACTGTTATCCAAAAACAGATATTGGTTGTAGATGTGATTGCAGTTTAGCAACAAGCCCACTGGAGCAGCAAACGACAAACGGCAGTCGCTCCGGTCGGTAGATAGTTTTTCGTAACGAGTATCTGCTGATACTGCCGAAGGTAGGTCGTCTGTATCGGATAAGGTATGCAGGCACAATCTTTTGTTGCCAACACGTACTTCCTCAGCTCCCAATCCGATGTCCTGCATTGGTGTCCCGACCTCCCTCGACAGCTTTAGATACTGTTCCAATAACCCCTGTTTTTCATCCGTACCAATGACATCCTCTTCTGTAAGACGTCGCAAACCGATAAATCCGCTGTCATTTGCAATACGTTCAAATTGTCCAACGGCTTCCATGAAACGATGGATCACTTCCTTGTCCCTGATTTCTTTTGGTATAAGAGCACCTTTGCAAAGCGATGAAAAATTGCTCTGCATTCGCATTCTTTCCTTAGTTGTCTTGGTTAGGAACAGGTAGCAGTAATGATTAAGAAAAGGACGTTCATTAAAATGCTGCTGATAAGATTTACCCAAAAAACTCAAACTATCATCCGCAATGTCGGGCGCATAGTTTTCCTTGATGTACCAGTCCTGTTTATGGACAACTGTATAATCGGGCAACGTCTTGATTGCTTTGTGCCAAGCGGAATGAATAGCTTCATATTCAGCAGAAGCCACCGTGAACAGTTCCGGCAAACGTACTTCAAAACAAGCGGTAATGTCTGCATCCTTTGATAGAATACAATTGTTTTCTACCGCAAGTAAGGGAAACTTATTTTCCAGTGTTGTGGTTTTGGCTACATTTCTCATAAGCCATTCGATTTAGAAGTGAACTTTAAATAGCGGTGTAACGGCTTGCGACAGATGATGTATCGTGGGTGTCTTTTTCTTGCCCCAATTTTCATCAGCCCGTGTTCCCCATATTTTTTGTTCAATGAAAAGGTCTGCCATACAATCAGCGAAGCACCGCCTGATCCAAGCAACAGGCAGATGTAAGAATTTACGCCAGCCATATACATTATCATTACAAGGGTCAGTGTACCAAGCAGTCCGCCTGCGAAAATGAACAAGTATTGTGCTTTCAACCCCTTAAATTCTACTGTTCTTCCGATGCCTTTATTAATATTGTAATTCATAAGGCAAGGGATTAAAGGAAGAATGAACGTAAAATGGTAGCGGCTACGATTAAGAAGATACACGCACCAAACCAGCTTGCTGCAGTCTTGCTTGTATCGGGATCTCCGCTACTGAACTTACCGTACACTTTAACCCCTCCAATGAGACCTACCACGGCTCCAATAGCGTAGATGAGTTGTGTGGCAGGATCGAAATAGGACGTAACCATTTGTGTGGCTTCGGTGATACCAGCTGAACCGTCTCCCTGTGCCAACACACTGAAGCCTGACAGTATTACCATTGTTGCCAGCAGGATTTTTTTACTTTGTTTTTCCATGATTTTAACACTTTAAATTGTTACTGTTTTTCCACTCCTTGTGGACTTTCGGGGCAAAGATGCTATTGAAATTGAGGAGTTATAACAAAGTAGCAGTCAAAGGAATTGTTTGGCGGTAATTGGCTGTTAAAACTTTGAAATATGTTATATTAGCTGTTTTATATTTTAGACTAACTTAAGCTCTGTTGACCTGAATGAAAAGAAATAGTACAGAATTTGCCATATTACCCGCATTTCACGGAGATTGTATTCTTATTAAAACATATGATATCAATAATGATGAATTTATTATTCTTATTGATGGAGGTACTGCTCAAACTTTTAGATATACCCTTAAGGCAGAGTTAAAAGATGTTAACCGTATAGATTTACTTATACTCACCCACATTGACTCAGATCATATAGCTGGTTTAATTAGCTTATTTAAAAGTAGTCTTATAGATAATATTGTGATTGATGAAATTTGGATGAATCATCCAGAAATTGTAGAAATTAATAATGATGAATTGATAAGTACTAAACAAGGTGATTCTTTAAAAGAATTAATTCTTTTAAAGAATCCAGATGTAAAACTTATTGAAATAACTACGCTTGATAAGTCAATAATTAAAAGTGGGGTTGAGTTTATTATATTATCTCCGACTCCACAAATTAAAGAAGAATTATATAGACAATGGCAATTAGCCAATTTGCCAAAAACTAATAATGACAATGTAAATATCTCTTCTCAAAAAGAAGTTTATTCCAATTCATTAGAAGATTTAAGTAAAATACCATTCTCCCCAGATAAAAATATTAATAACGACATTTTTAATTCTTCTTCAATCTCTTTTGTTCTGAAATGCTTAGATGTTTCTATTCTTTTATTAGCAGATTCTAGATCGGAAATTATAACTGAGAGTTTAAGGTTAAATTGTTTTAACGAAACTAAACCATTAGAAGTTGACTATGTAAAAGTTTCTCACCACGGCAGTTTAAACAATACTTCACAGGAACAACTTGGCTTGATACAGTCTAATAATTTTATAATATCTACGAATGGAGGAACAGCTGATCATAAACACCCTTCAAGAGAAACTATTGCTCGGATAGTTTATAATTCTCAAAGAAAAGATGAGGTATTAACTATTTATTTCAATTATAAGATTGATGATATAAAAGAAAGGATTGGTGATTTTATAAATGATACAGATTTTGAAGAAGGAAATTGGAATGCAATAAATAAAAATTGGTTTTAGAAAAAATGACATATAATCTAGCGGAAAAATATTGCGTTCGAATAAAAAGCAATGGGAATACAGGCAGTGGGGTATTATTACCCGGTAAAGAATCATTTTATGTTTTAACGGCAGCACATTGCTTGGGGAAAAGTATGCCTGACGTAAGTGACATTGTTATCGAAAAACAAAATGATTACACATCAGAATTTAGAGCAATAACCAGTGTTGAAATTAAGGAATTTAATACAGAACATGATTTTGCGCTTATAGAAATCGATTTTGATAATGAAGAAAAATTGCTCTATCAATATAAATTAGGTCGAGGAGTGTTATCTGAAAACGAGATAAAATTTTGTGGTTATCAAGGCGTTAATATTAATCAATATCGTCCTTTTACCGGTAAAGTTCTATCTGTAAGTGATGATGTAGGTTGTTTTAAAGTTACTTTGGTAGGAGAAACATTTGATCAAGGAGGAGAAGATGGACATTATTTGGCTAAAGGACTTTCAGGTAGCGGAGTATTTATCTATAGGCACAATTCACCGTTCCTTATTGGAATACTTAATTCTGTTATTACCGATAAAGCTTGGAATGATGATATTGATTGTTGTTCTATAAAACATATTGAACAGTATATATCAGAATATGTGGACTTATCAGACTTTGAAAATTTAAAACGATGGAACGAAAATCTGGAAAAAGAGCGAACTGACAGAGAGATTGAAGCCTTTAAAAAAGAGAACAGTGATTTTTTTGAAAAACTCTATCGTAAAAATAATGTGCTATACCCAGAAATA carries:
- a CDS encoding trypsin-like serine protease, encoding MTYNLAEKYCVRIKSNGNTGSGVLLPGKESFYVLTAAHCLGKSMPDVSDIVIEKQNDYTSEFRAITSVEIKEFNTEHDFALIEIDFDNEEKLLYQYKLGRGVLSENEIKFCGYQGVNINQYRPFTGKVLSVSDDVGCFKVTLVGETFDQGGEDGHYLAKGLSGSGVFIYRHNSPFLIGILNSVITDKAWNDDIDCCSIKHIEQYISEYVDLSDFENLKRWNENLEKERTDREIEAFKKENSDFFEKLYRKNNVLYPEIAKANSVTAKQIRKFLAMKDNVRTIENDYPILYSNFKNIVKRFVDQVEDDYSRSVNQNSEAINLKMELQNQLKSEFEVLPNFTNLDLSEYQIIEWLGICTLNFTTND
- a CDS encoding ComEC/Rec2 family competence protein, with protein sequence MKRNSTEFAILPAFHGDCILIKTYDINNDEFIILIDGGTAQTFRYTLKAELKDVNRIDLLILTHIDSDHIAGLISLFKSSLIDNIVIDEIWMNHPEIVEINNDELISTKQGDSLKELILLKNPDVKLIEITTLDKSIIKSGVEFIILSPTPQIKEELYRQWQLANLPKTNNDNVNISSQKEVYSNSLEDLSKIPFSPDKNINNDIFNSSSISFVLKCLDVSILLLADSRSEIITESLRLNCFNETKPLEVDYVKVSHHGSLNNTSQEQLGLIQSNNFIISTNGGTADHKHPSRETIARIVYNSQRKDEVLTIYFNYKIDDIKERIGDFINDTDFEEGNWNAINKNWF